The Pleuronectes platessa chromosome 10, fPlePla1.1, whole genome shotgun sequence genome contains a region encoding:
- the wnt4b gene encoding wingless-type MMTV integration site family, member 4b yields MPTVSTVNLSAPLLLLLLWAANPTMATNWLSLARLPRSRPVSGAAPCARLRGLTPGQVGVCRARGEVMESVRKAAEMVIEECQHQFRNRRWNCSTTPRGINVFGRVMNQGTREAAFVHALSSAAVAVAVTRACTRGELERCGCDRKVRGVSPEGFQWSGCSDNLSYGVAFSQTFVDEPERAKGLSAGRPLMNLHNNEAGRKAILHNMQVECKCHGVSGSCELRTCWKVMPPFRRVGVGLKERFDGATEVRLTRIGSRTALLPRDPQVKPPAARDLLYLSPSPDFCHLDPENGIPGTAGRRCNGTSRLAPDGCELVCCGPGYRAGRAEVVQRCSCKFSWCCSVRCQQCKNTVTIHTCRV; encoded by the exons ATGCCAACTGTCTCCACTGTCAATCTCTCGgcaccactcctcctcctgttgctaTGGGCAGCCAACCCCACCATGGCAACCAACTGGCT CTCCCTGGCCAGGCTGCCTCGCTCCAGGCCTGTGTCTGGTGCTGCCCCATGTGCACGGCTGAGGGGGCTGACCCCCGGGCAGGTGGGGGTGTGCAGGGCGCGGGGGGAGGTCATGGAGTCCGTGCGCAAGGCAGCGGAGATGGTCATAGAAGAG TGCCAGCACCAGTTCAGGAACCGCCGTTGGAACTGTTCCACCACCCCACGTGGGATCAATGTATTTGGCAGAGTTATGAACCAAG GCACTCGTGAGGCGGCCTTTGTGCACGCGTTGTCCTCCGCGGCGGTGGCGGTGGCTGTGACCCGGGCCTGCACCCGCGGGGAGCTGGAGAGGTGTGGCTGTGACAGGAAGGTCAGGGGGGTCAGTCCTGAGG GTTTCCAGTGGTCCGGCTGCAGCGACAACCTGTCCTACGGCGTGGCCTTCTCCCAGACGTTTGTGGACGAACCAGAGCGAGCCAAGGGTCTGTCAGCCGGACGACCACTCATGAATCTCCACAACAATGAGGCTGGTCGAAAG GCCATCCTTCACAACATGCAGGTGGAGTGTAAGTGTCACGGCGTCTCCGGCTCCTGCGAGTTGAGGACCTGCTGGAAGGTCATGCCTCCATTCCGGCGTGTCGGCGTTGGGCTCAAGGAACGCTTTGATGGAGCCACGGAG GTCCGTCTGACTCGTATAGGATCCAGGACTGCCCTGCTCCCCCGTGACCCCCAGGTCAAACCCCCTGCTGCCAGAGACCTTCTGTACCTTTCGCCCTCTCCAGATTTCTGCCACCTTGACCCTGAGAACGGTATCCCTGGGACTGCTGGCAGGAGATGTAACG GAACCTCTCGGCTGGCACCAGATGGCTGCGAGCTGGTGTGTTGCGGCCCAGGATATAGAGCAGGTCGGGCGGAGGTGGTGCAGCGCTGCTCCTGCAAGTTCTCCTGGTGCTGCTCCGTCCGCTGCCAGCAGTGCAAGAACACAGTCACCATTCACACCTGCAGAGTGTAA
- the cdc42l gene encoding cell division cycle 42, like: MQTIKCVVVGDGAVGKTCLLISYTTNKFPSEYVPTVFDNYAVTVMIGGEPYTLGLFDTAGQEDYDRLRPLSYPQTDVFLVCFSVVSPSSFENVKEKWVPEISHHCPRTPFLLVGTQMDLREDSNTIEKLAKNKQRPLYPEMGEKLARELKAVKYVECSALTQRGLKNVFDEAILAALEPPETKTKRKCILL, encoded by the exons ATGCAGACTATAAAATGTGTAGTGGTAGGAGACGGTGCAGTAGGAAAGACCTGCCTACTGATCTCCTACACAACCAACAAGTTCCCCTCAGAATATGTGCCCACG GTTTTTGATAATTATGCTGTGACGGTGATGATTGGGGGGGAGCCCTATACACTCGGCCTTTTTGACACAGCAG GTCAGGAGGATTATGACAGGCTGCGTCCTCTCAGTTACCCACAGACAGACGTGTTCCTCGTATGTTTCTCTGTCGTCTCCCCCTCATcttttgaaaatgtcaaagaaaag tggGTTCCTGAGATTTCTCACCACTGCCCACGCACACCCTTCCTGTTAGTGGGCACACAGATGGACCTGCGGGAAGACAGCAACACAATTGAGAAGCTGGCAAAGAACAAACAGCGGCCCCTCTATCCTGAGATGGGAGAGAAGCTGGCACGTGAGCTCAAGGCCGTCAAATACGTGGAGTGCTCTGCTCTGACACAG CGAGGGCTTAAGAATGTGTTTGACGAGGCGATCCTGGCAGCATTGGAGCCTCCAGAGACCAAAACCAAGAGAAAGTGCATTCTCCTATAG